The following are from one region of the Magallana gigas chromosome 6, xbMagGiga1.1, whole genome shotgun sequence genome:
- the LOC105345356 gene encoding keratin, type I cytoskeletal 10-like translates to MFRLLCCLALFSVAFGFYYGGIGYGQGLYNPYYGNSLYGNGLYGNGLYGNGLYGNSLYGGLYGNGLYGGLYGNGLYGGLYGNGLYGGMYGNGLYGNGLYGNGLYGRGLGYSRLGKNYY, encoded by the exons ATGTTCCGATTGCTCTGCTGTCTGGCCCTTTTTTCTGTGGCCTTTGGCTTCTACTACGGAGGCATCGGCTACGGTCAGGGACTTTACAACCCCTACTACGGTAACAGTCTCTATGGAAACGGTTTATATGGAAATGGATTGTATGGAAACGGTCTCTATGGCAACAGTCTCTATGGTGGACTCTATGGAAACGGTCTGTATGGTGGTCTTTATGGAAACGGTCTGTATGGGGGATTGTACGGAAATGGTCTATACGGAGGAATGTACGGAAACGGCCTGTATGGAAACGGACTGTACGGAAATGGACTATACGGAAGAGGCCTTGGCTATAGCAGGCTAGGCAAG aactACTATTAA
- the LOC105345102 gene encoding keratin-associated protein 19-3-like, producing MFRLLCCLALFSVAFGFYYGGIGYGQGLYNPYYGNSLYGNGLYGNGLYGNGLYGNGLYGGLYGNGLYGGLYGNGIYRNGLYGGLYGNGLYNGLYGNNVYGGLNGYRSGLGRLGKSYY from the exons ATGTTCCGATTGCTCTGTTGCCTTGCCCTTTTCTCTGTGGCCTTTGGCTTTTACTACGGAGGCATCGGCTACGGTCAGGGACTTTACAACCCCTACTACGGTAACAGTCTCTATGGAAATGGACTGTATGGAAACGGGTTGTATGGTAATGGGTTGTATGGAAACGGTCTCTATGGTGGGCTTTATGGAAACGGTCTGTATGGTGGTCTATATGGAAACGGTATCTACAGAAACGGCCTCTATGGCGGACTCTACGGAAACGGTCTGTACAATGGCTTGTATGGAAACAATGTGTATGGAGGCCTAAATGGATATCGAAGTGGTCTTGGCCGTCTTGGAAAG aGCTATTACTAG